AGTTTTTCTCTCACATCTGCTCTCCCAAGCAGCAAGATGCTAAATGGGACTATTGATGTTAACACAGCTTCACAAGCGCGTGATTATACAattgttttttgggtttttatATGCCTTTCCAATCcatgaaatgaaatatcatCCATTTCATGCCAAAATCACtctttttaatatagaaatttAATATAGAAATTGAGGTAGTAGAAACAGACTTCTTTAGCTCACCTGAAAACTGGTGGTAAAGGTAGTTTCATTGCTGTTCATTAAGCCCTTTATTAAACTTGTAATTGATATAAAGATATTATAGAAaacagcaggcacagctccGTGTAGGTCTGAGTATAATGCATCTATtgcaaacaaaactgcagtgttCTGTCAGTGAAGGTCCTCATGGAAATTTCTATTTTCCTATGGATTTCAGATCACCCTTCCTGACCCTGCCAGGGATGTACTAGTAGCAATAAGGTATCTCAGCCTGTGGACTTTGTAGTTGAAGTGCAAAGTCACATCTTGActtagaaatgaatgtttttcttgcCCTGCTACCCAGATTGTTATGTATCATATAGCCGTTGTGTAGTGAATTCCTTGTGCCTGTTTCCTAAATGGTCAGGTCATCACATCATTGTCATTATTACCAATGCCAGTGGATATTTCTCCATTCCATTGGCATCTGTAATGATAGCAGacttgtagaatcatagaatcattaaagttggagaagaccactCAGATCACTCAGATCATGGCTAAGCATCCCCATGCTTGaacagcattgtttttcacCACTCATGCTGGTGCTGTATGGAATATTATCAGTTCCCATCTTATCAACTAATGGGTAGGGAGATGCaagcttctcattttttttatttatgaactGATGGAATtgctaaagcagaaaaaagaaatagaaaaaaaaaaaaaagaaggcaggtGCTTCAAAACCTACTTCATGTCAGTAGGAAAATTCATGCTTGCTTGCTTAAGTGCATTGATGGAGTTTGGCCAATGCTTGCAGTTTAATCAGTGTCCCTTTTCTACAAAGATATCAAAATTGGAGGAGTCAGAGATGAAGACAACAACAGCTCCCAAGCAGAAAGTTTACATGTAGTCTCCATGTCTAAATCTGCCTTCTAAGTTATAAGTAGACAGCATGGTAATTCAGCAACAAATATACAACAATTAGCTAAGATTCCTACATTGAACAAGGAAATGCATATTGCTACGTATAAACAAGCAACACAGATAGGACAGAAAGCATGAATGACAAGCAGATACTGTGTGCTTCTTGTATGTTTTATGAACCAAAGCTGCCAAAAGTGCCTGAGTACAGCTGACCGCTCGCTTGAAACTCCCTGAGTCTGTGGCAATGTTCCTATTGAATGATGGCTCACAATGGATGTTCACTGCCTGCTCTTCCTAACCTGGAGCCTTTACAGCTTCCCAGGCAACTTTTCCTCCTGTCATGCTTAGTCCTCTTCACTGCTGAGTATGTTTCAGCAGGAGGAAATACTCTCTAGCATGAAAACACACAACAGACTCAGATAGAGACTGTTATTCTTGTATATGCAGCCTATGTGTTATCTATCTTATGTTCACTCCGGTGCCATATCTTTCTGCCCTTCCTTTGCTACACTAACtgtttttgtctcatttttaaaacaattactGAGAAGCTATTTCATTTTGGTATTAGACCACACATTTTAAACAGGTAGTCCTTCCAGATGACTAGGAAGCCCTTGAAGCCatgaaaacagtaagaaaaacagatttacagtCTTTATTTTATGTGGGATCTAACTGTCCTTAGATATCTATAATAAAgttctgggttgtttttttttcccaaggacAACTGAGAAAACACTCTCCTGAAACTGCTGGACTGAAATCATGCAATGCAAAACATGTCAGATGAACTTCAGTGTATGTGTTACTGGATATATTGACCTTTCTAAAATATCTCATCTTTGTTATTTCCAGACCTTGCTTCCCACCCTGTTGGTGTCATAGGAGTTCGGAAATACCCCCTTCTGTTCAATGTCTCCATCCCTCACCATGAAGAAATCACCATGGCGGAGCTGAGACTCTACACCTTGGTGGAGAGGGACCAAATGCTTTATGATGGGCTCGACCGAAAGGTCACTATTTTTGAAGTGCTGGAAAGTGACAATATGGGGgtaggagaagaaagaaagattgtGGCACTGGCATCCAGACAGATCTATGGCACAAGCAGTGAGTGGGAGAGCTTCGAGGTGACTGAAGCCATCAGGCGTTGGAGAAGGGCAGGGCTGACCACGCATCGTCTGGAGGTTCATATTGAGAGCAGAGAAGGGGAGGAGCAGAATGGAGAAGGGAAACTTGATATCGACATCAACTCTGAGGCTAAGCATGTGCCCCTGTTGATTGTGTTCTCTGATGACCAAAGCAATGATAAGAAAGAGGAGAAGCAAGAGCTGAATGAAATGATAGACCATGAGCAGCTTGTGGACTTGGAGAACCTGGAAGTTGGCAATTTCCATGGACACCCTGGTGAGGAGGCTCTGCTCCAGATGCGTTCCAACATCATTTATGACTCTACTGCTCGAATCCGAAGGAACGCAAAAGGCAACTACTGCAAAAAGACTCCACTCTACATAGATTTCAAGGAGATTGGCTGGGATTCCTGGATCATCGCTCCAGCAGGATATGAAGCTTATGAGTGCCATGGAGTATGCGCCTACCCCTTAACAGAGCACGTCACCCCAACAAAACATGCCATTGTCCAGACTTTGGTTCACTTGAAGAATCCCCAGAAAGCCTCCAAGGCCTGCTGCGTGCCCACCAAACTCGATCCTATCTCAATTCTCTACATGGATGCAGGGGTGGTCACTTACAAGTTCAAATACGAAGGCATGGTGGTATCAGAGTGTGGCTGCAGATAGTAGCAGGGAACACATGCACAGGGGAGTGAACAAGGGAAGTATTTAATGATTCAGTCTGTAAATTTGTACATTTCGGATTTCCTATTTAATAAGGTTATTTAATGAGGCATGTACAGATAATTGTATGTTTCCTGTCATGGGGAATGGGCAAGTCATATGACCGTAGGGAATGTATATTTTGTTCCATTGCTTGCTTCTTGCTATTCTGTTCAAATTATGACTCTCTCTCTTCATACCTGAGCATAGAGCAGATCACTGGATTGTTTGGGTGAGCTCTTCATGCCAGAAGGGGCACATTCAAATTCACCGTAATAAAAGGcatctttctgtgctttgtaaaTGGTGATTGGCACCTGTATGGATTTCCAGAGCAACTAAAGCTACGGGCAATACACACCTAGATTGCTTAGTTGTGTGTAAAATCTTTATAAACATCTTTACATGCTCAGATTCCTGACAAACTTTGGGCTCCTATGTCATTAAGTTAAAAGATTTAGAATGGTACCAGTTTATACCAGCTCAGAAATTGGTCCCCCCCCAACCAGTCCAGTAAACTACGTCCCATACATGCATGTAACCTGAATAGTATTGCATTTAGTCTGCATAGAAAtagacagaaaaggaaacccCATTGTGCCAGCTAGATAGAGAGGATCTTTCCTTTATGTATGTGCTGAAGTTGTCAATTCATAAAGGTACTGCCCCCCCCTAAACAATATATGATGGAGTCACATGCCATGTTTCCGCCACTCTTCTGCAACAAATCGCAGTGATAAGAAGGTGTCGGAGCTGAGAAACAATAGACCCGTCACTTTATTTATACTAAGCTGCAAATTTGTCAGATTCTTGGGAAAGTGTAAGTGACGCCGACTCTTTTAGCCTGTACCAGAGCCTACTGTACTGTCCCTGCATCTGTTTTACACTTTTAAGGGAAAGTTATCTTCACTGGAAGCGATAAGGGCCTTTGAAAGAATCACTCTAACACTTCATGGGAATGAACACAAAAGACTTTATCACGCACCAACTAAAACCAGTCTCACCTATTTTCACACATACTCTTCTGTGCTTCCCATAATTTATTGATCTATTTATTGACTGCCTGCCTTTGTAATATAATGTAGAatacagaatgttttatttttgtgcttgtATGTAACCCCACTTGGATAAAACCTTGTACCGACCCTACTGGATGTGGACTCTCTCTGTTGAGTTGTGCTGTGTGGAGATTGGGATTGACAATGTTTTTCTGCCATAGACTCTAGTAAATACTGTCCCCCATGGCTATCTCCATTGCTTGCAGAACTGTTCACC
Above is a window of Coturnix japonica isolate 7356 chromosome 22, Coturnix japonica 2.1, whole genome shotgun sequence DNA encoding:
- the BMP10 gene encoding bone morphogenetic protein 10, encoding MDSVVLHLWAGLCLLVHLAACSPILSLEHSSLEEGEPLFDEFLSEQDGVDFNTLLQNMKNEFLKTLNLSDIPLHESAKVDPPEYMLELYNKFATDRTSMPSANIIRSFKNEDLASHPVGVIGVRKYPLLFNVSIPHHEEITMAELRLYTLVERDQMLYDGLDRKVTIFEVLESDNMGVGEERKIVALASRQIYGTSSEWESFEVTEAIRRWRRAGLTTHRLEVHIESREGEEQNGEGKLDIDINSEAKHVPLLIVFSDDQSNDKKEEKQELNEMIDHEQLVDLENLEVGNFHGHPGEEALLQMRSNIIYDSTARIRRNAKGNYCKKTPLYIDFKEIGWDSWIIAPAGYEAYECHGVCAYPLTEHVTPTKHAIVQTLVHLKNPQKASKACCVPTKLDPISILYMDAGVVTYKFKYEGMVVSECGCR